The Bos taurus isolate L1 Dominette 01449 registration number 42190680 breed Hereford chromosome 18, ARS-UCD2.0, whole genome shotgun sequence genome has a window encoding:
- the NKPD1 gene encoding NTPase KAP family P-loop domain-containing protein 1 isoform X2, which yields MHQHYTVHFAKGALPPRIATERYFLDPELGHRKDILTEDDVYCSCLAKTLCHVPVPVTVGFYAPFGCRLHMMLDKITALMQQEAAQREAEELEHVQWRPRPVQGWAFPKLLWYLVFLRPIITEVHLRRKNVKFLFIRFSAWQYAGTDKLWAGLVTTLCEGIRHQYGALPFSVYSVLGTKAATTQGFRQREWQCRHRVCLALLALLAVLSLGVGLLYLSVGARSLSHRATNSSLLRVFGGAATTLSGSGLLMAVYSVGKHLFVSQRKKIERLVSREKFGSQLGFMCEVKKEVELLTDFLCFLEIYQRRRLRVVLEVTGLDTCYPERVVGVLNAINTLLSDSHAPFIFILVVDPSILAACLESAGSMKGTADNGYLFLNRTVTLPFSVPIMGRRTKLQFLHDAVQSRDDLLYREMTRKLRPLGGAGARGGEGAQLLEVQTQAGGEREQSRIDAEAARRIREALFCLHDERDCLYEYVPDNVVSMRRIVNTVPITVRLLQQQQGDFGGPSPRQAVAWVVLANQWPCRLSWALQCLEDRQQAGGAPEARARLWDVFSDHSRELHTMTKPLQNVLDLDGDPELFERFLGADFPFTVAEAQSLLRCTVNLDHSIRRRMGLIRAVSALKPPSPPKSPARDSPHAANGANHAPGPARAGHPAGHSPVHASEAHHPRDWAQGGKPRPMA from the exons ACATCTTGACAGAGGATGACGTCTACTGCAGCTGCCTGGCCAAGACTCTCTGCCACGTGCCCGTCCCTGTGACCGTGGGTTTCTATGCCCCCTTTGGCTGCCGCCTGCACATGATGCTGGACAAGATCACAG CGCTGATGCAGCAAGAAGCAGCCCAGCGCGAGGCTGAGGAGCTGGAGCACGTGCAGTGGCGGCCGCGGCCCGTGCAGGGCTGGGCCTTCCCGAAGCTGCTGTGGTACCTGGTCTTCCTGCGGCCCATCATCACCGAGGTGCACCTGCGGCGCAAGAACGTCAAGTTCCTCTTCATCCGCTTCAGCGCCTGGCAGTACGCGGGCACGGACAAGCTATGGGCCGGCCTGGTGACCACGCTGTGCGAGGGCATCCGCCACCAATACGGCGCGCTGCCCTTCAGCGTGTACTCAGTGCTGGGCACGAAGGCGGCCACGACGCAGGGCTTCCGCCAGCGCGAGTGGCAGTGTCGGCACCGCGTGTGCCTGGCACTGCTGGCGCTGCTGGCCGTGCTCAGCCTGGGCGTGGGGCTGCTCTACCTGTCGGTGGGTGCCCGCTCGCTGAGCCACCGTGCCACCAACAGCAGTCTGCTCCGGGTGTTCGGCGGCGCGGCCACCACGCTGTCGGGCTCCGGGCTGCTCATGGCCGTGTACTCGGTGGGCAAGCACCTGTTTGTGAGCCAGCGCAAGAAGATCGAGCGGCTGGTGTCGCGAGAGAAGTTCGGCAGCCAGCTGGGCTTCATGTGCGAGGTAAAGAAGGAGGTGGAGCTGCTCACCGACTTCCTGTGCTTCCTGGAGATCTACCAGCGGCGCCGGCTGCGCGTCGTGCTCGAGGTCACCGGGCTGGACACGTGCTACCCGGAGCGCGTGGTGGGCGTGCTCAACGCCATCAACACGCTGCTGTCCGACAGCCACGCGCCTTTCATCTTCATCCTGGTGGTGGACCCCAGTATCCTGGCCGCGTGCCTCGAGAGCGCCGGCTCCATGAAGGGCACGGCCGACAACGGCTACCTCTTCCTCAACCGCACCGTCACGCTGCCCTTCTCGGTGCCCATCATGGGCCGCCGCACCAAGCTGCAGTTCCTCCACGACGCCGTGCAGAGCCGCGACGACCTGCTCTATCGCGAGATGACGCGCAAGCTGCGGCCGCTGGGCGGGGCCGGGGCCAGGGGCGGCGAGGGCGCGCAGCTCCTGGAGGTGCAGACGCAGGCGGGGGGCGAGCGCGAGCAAAGCCGCATCGACGCCGAGGCGGCGCGTCGCATCCGCGAAGCGCTCTTCTGCCTGCACGACGAGCGCGACTGCCTCTACGAGTACGTGCCCGACAACGTGGTGTCCATGCGGCGGATCGTCAACACCGTGCCCATCACCGTGCGcctgctgcagcagcagcagggggactTCGGGGGCCCCTCGCCGCGCCAGGCCGTGGCTTGGGTCGTGCTCGCCAACCAGTGGCCGTGCCGCCTCAGCTGGGCCCTGCAGTGCCTGGAAGACAGGCAGCAGGCCGGAGGTGCGCCTGAGGCCCGCGCGCGCCTCTGGGACGTGTTCAGCGACCACAGCCGCGAGCTGCACACCATGACCAAGCCGCTGCAGAACGTGCTTGACCTGGACGGCGACCCTGAGCTTTTCGAGCGCTTCCTGGGCGCCGACTTCCCCTTTACTGTGGCCGAGGCGCAGAGCCTCCTGCGCTGCACCGTCAACCTGGACCACTCCATCCGCCGCCGCATGGGCCTCATCCGGGCCGTCAGCGCGCTTAAGCCGCCCAGCCCGCCCAAGTCCCCTGCCCGCGACAGCCCCCACGCCGCCAACGGAGCCAACCACGCCCCCGGGCCGGCCCGGGCAGGCCACCCTGCAGGGCACTCCCCTGTGCATGCCAGCGAAGCCCACCATCCCCGGGACTGGGCGCAGGGGGGCAAGCCCAGACCCATGGCTTGA
- the PPP1R37 gene encoding protein phosphatase 1 regulatory subunit 37: MEIPPQEAPPGPGADGEAEEAPVEAPSPGPASPPADGRLKAAAKRVTFPSDEDIVSGAVEPKDPWRHAQNVTVDEIIGAYKQACQKLNCRQIPKLLRQLQEFTDLGHRIDCLDLKGEKLDYKTCEALEEVFKRLQFKVVDLEQTNLDEDGASALFDMIEYYESATHLNISFNKHIGTRGWQAAAHMMRKTSCLQYLDARNTPLLDHSAPFVARALRIRSSLAVLHLESSSLSGRPLMLLATALKMNMTLRELYLADNKLNGLQDSAQLGNLLKFNCSLQILDLRNNHVLDSGLAYICEGLKEQRKGLATLVLWNNQLTHTGMAFLGMTLPHTHSLETLNLGHNPIGNEGVRNLKNGLISNRSVLRLGLASTKLTCEGAVAVAEFIAESPRLLRLDLRENEIKTGGLMALSLALKVNHSLLRLDLDREPKKEAVKSFIETQKALLAEIQNGCKRNFVLVREREEKEQRLQLSASMPEITVTEPQPDDEPREEPAAEAQENGAPGPSPGPDSDSDSDSEGEDRDEADGERAEAPCPTLVPPTDSLGPGDRSPPGCPSSPAEQRISVSSPGWGHKVFVVTRVESPPERAEPPVPPAPPGPVSPPASASPPTSPFPTPTEAASTPDPGPPEPQPPLEPPQVGPPLPNGLKPEFALALSPEPPPGPEAKVGSCGLEHELSCSKNEKELEELLLEASQESGQETL; encoded by the exons CCCAGAATGTGACCGTGGACGAGATTATTGGTGCCTACAAGCAGGCTTGCCAGAAGCTGAACTGCAGACAGATCCCCAAACTCCTCAGGCAGCTCCAG GAGTTCACGGACCTCGGGCACCGCATCGACTGTCTGGATCTGAAAG GTGAGAAGCTTGACTACAAGACCTGTGAGGCCCTGGAAGAGGTCTTCAAGAGGCTGCAGTTCAAGGTCGTGGATCTGGAACAGACGAACCTGGACGAAGAT GGTGCCTCAGCCCTTTTCGACATGATCGAGTACTACGAGTCGGCTACACACCTCAACATCTCCTTCAACAAGCACATTGGCACCCGGGGCTGGCAGGCCGCCGCCCACATGATGCGCAAG ACAAGCTGCCTGCAGTACCTGGACGCCCGCAACACACCCCTGCTGGACCATTCGGCGCCCTTCGTGGCGCGCGCCCTGCGCATCCGCAGCAGCCTAGCAGTGCTGCATCTGGAGAGCTCCAGCCTGTCGGGGCGGCCCCTCATGCTGCTTG ctACGGCCCTGAAGATGAACATGACTCTGCGGGAGCTGTACCTCGCCGACAACAAGCTCAACGGCCTGCAGGACTCGGCCCAGCTCGGCAACCTGCTCAAGTTCAACTGCTCCCTGCAGATCCTGGACCTCCGCAACAACCACGTGCTGGACTCAG GTCTGGCCTACATCTGCGAGGGCCTTAAGGAGCAGAGGAAGGGGCTGGCGACCCTGGTGCTGTGGAACAACCAGCTCACGCACACGGGCATGGCTTTCCTGGGCATGACGCTG CCGCACACACACAGCCTGGAGACACTGAACTTGGGCCACAACCCCATCGGGAACGAGGGCGTGCGGAACCTCAAGAACGGCCTCATCAGCAACCGCAGTGTGCTACGCCTTGGCCTGGCCTCCACCAAGCTCACATGCGAGG GCGCGGTGGCAGTGGCGGAGTTCATCGCCGAGAGCCCCCGCCTCCTGAGACTGGACCTTCGGGAGAACGAGATCAAGACAGGCGGGCTCATGGCGCTGTCGTTGGCCCTCAAGGTGAACCACTCCCTGCTGCGCCTGGACCTCGACCGTGAGCCCAAGAAGGAGGCG GTGAAGAGCTTCATCGAGACGCAGAAGGCGCTGCTCGCCGAGATCCAGAACGGCTGCAAGCGCAACTTCGTGCTGGTGCgggagcgggaggagaaggagcagcggctgcagcTGTCGGCCTCCATGCCCGAGATCACTGTCACCGAGCCCCAGCCTGACGACGAGCCCCGGGAGGAGCCCGCCGCCGAGGCACAGGAAAACGGGGCGCCGGGCCCCAGCCCCGGGCCGGACTCAGACTCAGACTCAGACTCTGAGGGGGAGGACAGGGACGAGGCGGATGGGGAGAGGGCTGaggccccctgccccaccctggtGCCCCCCACGGActccctgggccctggggacagGAGCCCCCCaggctgcccctcctcccccgccGAGCAGCGCATCTCCGTGTCCAGCCCGGGCTGGGGCCACAAAGTGTTTGTGGTGACCCGGGTGGAGAGTCCACCCGAGAGGGCAGAGCCTCCTGTGCCCCCCGCCCCTCCTGGTCCCGTGTCCCCACCCGCCTCAGCCTCCCCCCCCACCTCACCTTTCCCGACGCCCACTGAGGCCGCCAGCACTCCGGACCCTGGGCCGCCTGAGCCCCAGCCACCGCTGGAGCCGCCCCAGGTGGGGCCACCATTGCCCAACGGCCTGAAGCCTGAGTTTGCCCTGGCACTGTCCCCAGAGCCGCCCCCGGGGCCTGAGGCCAAGGTGGGAAGCTGTGGCCTGGAACACG AGCTGAGCTGCTCCAAGAACGAGAAGGAGCTCGAAGAGCTGCTCCTGGAAGCCAGTCAGGAATCTGGGCAGGAGACACTGTGA